One stretch of Pontiella desulfatans DNA includes these proteins:
- a CDS encoding sulfatase-like hydrolase/transferase has product MLKKRVVFVLTSLIVVCTQAAKRPNIIFILSDDAGFEEFGIYDVKKGEKSNTPNIDKLGERGVAFAHCWGQAICGPSRAMLISGNYAVNNGAYDNKLAFLPGMKGRIGTNRENRPHFTRILKDAGYKVAVSGKWHNPGGYMVLQDAEALGLDAYCVWDASPEPFEERLGHKLVPDQDWEIAAISGEPKISRYWKPGIIQDDKVMPTTMADYGPDIFNGYVLDFIEANAEGEQPFLMYYTQVLPHGAHCPTPDLVAQGEPVTNESFKKGTEKGAKMFHAQVNYADKLVGKVVAKVEEMGIADNTIILYASDNGTTSSAKGKGVEYGVHVPFMVAGAGIKQRGMTTELMDFTDVLPTLADFAGATIPEKYNIDGSSLKPFLTGESETTKPAIYSFPGPTRLVRTKEFMLEAVCPLYDQPQGRFYKTNESWDGRGYENITHNPEFADERKKFDRLLQVHPTQLPDSWDDPLWKDESVRKGFKFYTNPKMKERHLQLPMAYRFYDPSF; this is encoded by the coding sequence ATGTTAAAAAAGCGGGTGGTATTTGTTCTAACGTCCTTGATTGTCGTATGCACGCAAGCTGCAAAGCGGCCGAACATTATTTTTATCCTGTCCGATGATGCGGGATTTGAAGAGTTCGGCATCTATGATGTGAAGAAGGGCGAAAAGTCGAATACGCCGAATATAGATAAGCTGGGCGAGCGGGGCGTGGCGTTTGCGCATTGCTGGGGGCAGGCGATTTGCGGTCCTTCGCGGGCCATGCTAATTTCCGGTAACTATGCCGTAAACAACGGGGCCTACGATAACAAGCTGGCCTTTCTACCCGGAATGAAAGGCCGAATTGGAACGAATAGGGAAAATCGTCCGCATTTTACACGTATTCTGAAAGACGCCGGTTATAAAGTCGCGGTGAGCGGGAAATGGCACAACCCGGGCGGTTACATGGTGTTGCAGGATGCGGAAGCTCTGGGTCTGGATGCCTACTGTGTCTGGGATGCTTCGCCGGAACCCTTTGAAGAACGGCTGGGCCACAAACTGGTTCCGGATCAAGACTGGGAAATCGCGGCGATTTCCGGTGAACCGAAAATTTCCAGATATTGGAAACCGGGTATTATTCAGGACGACAAGGTTATGCCGACCACGATGGCGGATTATGGTCCGGATATCTTCAACGGCTACGTGCTCGATTTTATTGAGGCGAATGCCGAGGGCGAGCAACCGTTTCTGATGTATTACACGCAGGTGCTGCCGCACGGCGCGCACTGTCCAACACCCGATCTGGTCGCGCAGGGGGAGCCGGTCACCAATGAAAGTTTTAAGAAGGGAACCGAAAAGGGCGCGAAGATGTTTCATGCTCAGGTCAACTATGCCGATAAACTGGTGGGTAAGGTCGTTGCCAAAGTGGAGGAAATGGGCATCGCGGATAACACCATCATACTCTATGCCTCCGACAACGGCACCACCTCGTCCGCCAAGGGCAAAGGCGTCGAGTACGGCGTGCATGTGCCGTTTATGGTGGCGGGCGCTGGGATTAAACAGCGAGGCATGACCACGGAGCTGATGGATTTTACCGATGTGCTGCCAACGTTGGCTGATTTTGCGGGCGCGACCATTCCTGAAAAATACAACATAGATGGATCCAGCCTGAAGCCGTTCCTGACCGGCGAGTCAGAAACCACCAAGCCGGCGATCTATTCGTTTCCGGGGCCGACGCGGTTGGTGCGGACGAAGGAGTTTATGCTCGAAGCGGTCTGTCCGCTTTATGATCAGCCGCAGGGCCGGTTTTATAAAACCAACGAATCCTGGGATGGGCGCGGGTATGAAAATATTACGCATAATCCTGAGTTCGCCGATGAACGAAAAAAGTTTGATCGTTTGTTGCAGGTCCATCCAACCCAACTGCCCGACTCCTGGGATGATCCGCTCTGGAAAGATGAATCGGTGCGGAAAGGGTTTAAGTTTTACACCAATCCGAAAATGAAAGAACGGCATCTGCAACTGCCGATGGCCTATCGCTTCTACGATCCTTCATTCTAA
- the istB gene encoding IS21-like element helper ATPase IstB, whose translation MSAQTSSHVLLEHYLKTLKLPSILREHRKMASVCQAEGADYSTYLLRLIEQEIHDREQRAAERRLKSARFPVVKTLDSFRFEEQPSINQPLVRELAHGEFIKERENVLLIGNSGTGKTHLATALAFAACQMGFKVRFFGVTALVTQLLERREERQLDRFFKQLERSDLLVLDELGYVPFSKLGAELLFEVVSRAYERTSLVVTTNLPFESWTEVLGSQRLTGALLDRLTHRVHILEANGESFRLQDSLRRRGQRQKTKKP comes from the coding sequence ATGAGTGCACAGACCTCGTCACACGTACTGCTGGAGCACTACCTCAAAACGCTCAAGCTGCCGAGTATCCTGCGGGAGCACCGCAAGATGGCCTCGGTCTGCCAGGCCGAAGGGGCCGACTACTCGACCTACCTGCTGCGGCTCATCGAACAGGAGATTCATGACCGGGAACAACGGGCCGCCGAACGCCGGCTCAAGTCCGCCCGTTTCCCCGTCGTGAAAACCCTCGATAGCTTCCGGTTCGAGGAGCAGCCATCGATCAACCAGCCGCTAGTGCGGGAGCTTGCCCACGGCGAGTTTATCAAGGAGCGGGAGAACGTATTGCTGATCGGCAACAGCGGAACCGGAAAAACCCACCTCGCCACCGCCTTGGCGTTCGCCGCCTGCCAGATGGGCTTCAAGGTGCGGTTCTTCGGCGTCACCGCCCTGGTCACGCAGTTGCTCGAACGCCGGGAGGAAAGGCAGCTTGACCGGTTCTTCAAGCAACTCGAGCGCTCCGACCTGCTCGTTCTCGATGAACTCGGCTACGTTCCGTTCTCCAAGCTGGGGGCTGAACTGCTTTTCGAAGTCGTCAGCCGGGCCTACGAACGCACCAGCCTCGTGGTGACCACGAACCTGCCCTTCGAATCATGGACGGAGGTGCTGGGCTCCCAGCGGCTTACCGGAGCCTTGCTCGACCGCCTGACCCACCGGGTCCATATCCTCGAGGCCAATGGTGAAAGCTTCAGGTTGCAGGACTCATTGCGCCGCCGGGGACAGCGGCAGAAAACAAAGAAACCGTAG
- a CDS encoding sulfatase-like hydrolase/transferase, with protein MKIQRRKFMAGLGLASLAMGASGVQEKKPNILFFLADDQMYDTIRAHGNDEIFTPNLDRLVQRGMSFSNCYNPGSFSGAVCIASRTMLNTGMNIWQAKQYFNDFKKNKLKTDDKLWSVCMQQAGYDTYGAGKWHVKPSFDAAFKYKGTERPGMPNQTPEGYGRPDPSNPWKPWDPKYEGFWKGGKHWSEVLADESVGFIEQAAQSDNPFFMYLAFNAPHDPRQAPKKFVEMYPTEKLSVPESFIPTYPEANDIGIGDQCRDAQIAPFPRSEEAALLHKQEYYALISHMDEQIGKILDALDASGKADNTYIFFTADHGLAVGEHGMMGKQNMYDHSMCPPFIVVGPDVKAGSKNETPIYLQDIMPTTLELGGAKAQRPVGFKSIAPLIRGQNAEHYDVITGAFSSISKDKKIKFEQRMIAEGDYSLILYPLLGSVKLFNTKEDPHQIENLALNAENKSRITSLIKKLHSKQKDNGDPLDLAEYYAGWL; from the coding sequence ATGAAGATACAACGTAGAAAATTTATGGCCGGTCTTGGTCTGGCATCCCTGGCGATGGGGGCTTCGGGCGTTCAGGAAAAGAAGCCTAACATCCTGTTCTTTTTGGCCGATGACCAGATGTATGACACGATTCGGGCGCACGGAAACGATGAAATATTTACGCCGAACCTGGACCGGCTGGTCCAGCGCGGAATGTCATTCAGCAATTGTTACAATCCGGGCTCCTTTTCCGGCGCGGTCTGTATTGCGAGCCGCACCATGCTGAATACGGGAATGAATATCTGGCAGGCCAAACAGTATTTCAACGACTTTAAAAAGAACAAACTCAAGACCGACGATAAGCTCTGGTCGGTCTGCATGCAGCAGGCCGGTTATGATACCTATGGCGCGGGCAAGTGGCATGTGAAACCGAGTTTTGACGCCGCGTTTAAATATAAAGGAACCGAACGACCCGGCATGCCGAATCAGACGCCGGAAGGCTATGGCCGCCCCGATCCTTCCAATCCCTGGAAACCCTGGGATCCGAAATATGAAGGATTCTGGAAGGGCGGAAAACATTGGAGCGAAGTGCTGGCCGATGAGTCGGTCGGTTTTATCGAACAGGCAGCCCAATCGGATAATCCGTTTTTCATGTATCTGGCGTTCAATGCGCCGCACGATCCGCGGCAGGCTCCGAAAAAGTTTGTAGAGATGTATCCGACTGAAAAGCTGAGCGTACCGGAAAGTTTTATACCCACCTATCCCGAAGCCAATGACATCGGTATCGGCGATCAATGTCGTGATGCACAGATAGCGCCGTTTCCCCGGTCCGAAGAAGCGGCCTTACTGCATAAGCAGGAATATTATGCCCTGATCAGTCATATGGATGAACAGATCGGTAAAATTCTTGATGCGTTGGATGCCTCAGGTAAGGCTGATAATACGTACATTTTCTTTACGGCTGATCATGGACTCGCGGTCGGAGAACATGGGATGATGGGCAAACAGAATATGTATGATCATTCCATGTGTCCACCCTTCATTGTGGTGGGGCCCGATGTGAAAGCCGGCTCAAAAAATGAAACGCCGATTTATCTGCAGGATATTATGCCGACCACCCTGGAACTAGGCGGTGCGAAGGCGCAACGGCCGGTCGGGTTCAAGAGTATTGCGCCGCTGATACGCGGTCAGAATGCCGAACATTACGATGTGATCACCGGCGCGTTTTCGAGCATCAGTAAAGACAAGAAGATCAAGTTTGAACAACGTATGATTGCCGAGGGGGATTATTCCCTGATTCTCTATCCCTTGCTGGGCAGCGTGAAGCTGTTTAATACCAAGGAAGATCCGCATCAAATTGAAAATCTTGCCCTCAATGCGGAAAATAAGAGCCGCATTACGTCTCTAATAAAGAAGCTGCATTCTAAACAAAAGGATAATGGCGACCCGCTGGATCTTGCTGAATACTATGCAGGATGGTTGTAG
- a CDS encoding alpha-L-fucosidase: MSKSAYFLMMAAIAAVPAFAEYKADWNDLARVNESPEWFKDAKFGIYFHWAPYSVPAYGNEHYPRTMYGHPSGKKPVPNQHKRNYMLGVGFQTYREHDFHQRTYGEPKDFEYHDLFPKFTAERYDAEEWAELFVQAGAKFAGPVAMHHDGYALWDSKVTPWNAKQVGPKRDLVGELAQAIRKRDMKFVATFHHAKVGQAAADAPEKEQRRWHYYGRQKYLEREAPDRVGNDSEELQKLYGTMGWENFCEWWNEILEEVIDNYQPDIIWFDSWLDRLPQENRARFAAYYFNAAEKWGKEVLTTYKQHDLPQNVGVVDFEKGRLDQLTEYNWLTDDTISAGQWTKTGSWSYTEELDIKSAKTMLHMLIDIVSKNGNLLLNISPTADGIIDDAQRRSLLDMGTWLRANGEAIYGTRPFVTFGEGPKRIASSEHGGHFTQMSGDYNAENIRFTTKGNTLYAIQLGWAGSEVDVLIKSLAKDLLGKTKITGVSVLTSDEKIDWNVTKEGLRVKTPFKAPNKTAVVFKIETKDGWDTVKTDVPVKKMDPISVDG; encoded by the coding sequence ATGAGTAAAAGTGCATATTTTTTAATGATGGCAGCCATTGCGGCTGTGCCGGCCTTTGCGGAATACAAAGCCGACTGGAATGATCTGGCCCGGGTAAATGAATCGCCGGAATGGTTTAAAGATGCCAAATTCGGGATCTATTTCCATTGGGCGCCGTATTCGGTTCCAGCCTATGGAAATGAGCATTATCCGCGCACGATGTATGGGCATCCCTCCGGTAAAAAACCGGTTCCGAACCAGCATAAACGAAACTATATGCTGGGCGTTGGGTTCCAGACCTATCGGGAACATGATTTCCACCAGCGCACCTATGGCGAACCGAAGGACTTTGAATATCACGATCTATTCCCGAAGTTTACGGCAGAACGCTATGATGCCGAAGAGTGGGCGGAGCTGTTTGTGCAGGCCGGGGCAAAATTTGCCGGCCCGGTGGCGATGCATCATGATGGCTATGCCCTATGGGATTCCAAGGTCACGCCGTGGAATGCGAAGCAGGTGGGGCCTAAGCGCGATCTCGTCGGAGAGCTGGCGCAGGCCATTCGTAAGCGGGATATGAAATTTGTGGCCACGTTTCACCATGCCAAAGTTGGGCAGGCCGCGGCCGATGCCCCGGAAAAGGAGCAACGTCGCTGGCATTATTACGGCCGGCAGAAATACCTTGAACGCGAAGCTCCGGATCGGGTGGGTAACGATTCCGAAGAGCTGCAGAAACTCTACGGCACCATGGGCTGGGAAAATTTCTGTGAATGGTGGAATGAGATTCTCGAAGAAGTAATCGACAATTATCAGCCGGATATCATCTGGTTCGATTCCTGGCTCGACCGCCTGCCGCAGGAAAACCGCGCGCGTTTTGCCGCCTACTATTTTAATGCTGCCGAAAAATGGGGCAAAGAAGTGCTAACCACTTATAAACAGCATGACCTGCCGCAGAATGTCGGCGTGGTTGATTTTGAAAAGGGCCGACTGGATCAGCTGACGGAATATAACTGGCTGACGGACGATACAATCAGTGCCGGGCAGTGGACCAAAACCGGCAGTTGGTCCTATACCGAAGAGCTCGATATTAAGTCTGCTAAAACCATGCTGCATATGCTCATCGATATCGTTTCGAAAAACGGCAACCTGTTGCTGAATATTTCCCCGACCGCGGACGGAATTATAGACGATGCCCAGCGCCGTTCCCTGCTCGATATGGGTACGTGGCTGCGGGCCAACGGGGAAGCTATCTATGGCACCCGGCCGTTTGTGACCTTCGGGGAAGGCCCGAAGCGTATCGCATCGTCCGAGCATGGCGGGCACTTTACCCAGATGAGCGGGGACTATAATGCAGAAAACATCCGCTTCACCACCAAAGGAAATACTCTCTATGCCATCCAGCTGGGCTGGGCCGGTTCGGAAGTGGATGTGCTGATTAAAAGCCTCGCAAAAGATCTGCTCGGAAAAACAAAAATAACCGGAGTTTCCGTACTGACGTCCGATGAGAAAATTGACTGGAATGTAACCAAAGAGGGGTTGCGGGTGAAAACGCCCTTCAAAGCACCGAATAAAACCGCAGTGGTGTTCAAGATCGAAACGAAAGATGGCTGGGATACTGTGAAAACCGATGTGCCGGTGAAGAAAATGGATCCGATCTCGGTGGATGGTTAA
- the istA gene encoding IS21 family transposase: MQWWTDIRRKVLVEGVSKRQVKAEYRIHTKTLEKILAHPKPPGYRMAQPRPKPMIGPFLGRIDEILRQDRELPKKQRHTAKRIFDRLKEEGYTGGYTQVKDAVRNARVRLKDVYIPLAHRPGEAQMDFGYALAKINGQLRKVAFFVMSLPYSDAVYVQAYEKICTEVFWDGHVRAFTFFDGVPCRISYDNERVMVAKVMKRHQRKLTDGFLQLQSHYLFKEHFCNVARGNEKGVVESMVRYTRSNFMVPVPEVRSFDELNRMLEERCREELGRKLRGKDGTKGQLLADERGRFIDLPVVPFESCRVRTCTASSLSLVRFDGNDYSVPVRYAHYETVVKGYIDRIVVCRGDECIAEHPRLWGKAGVHFNPVHYLALLERKPGGLDHARPLEDWKLPSCFRDLRSRLEADLDGEGTREYIKVLRLLEKHSPKELARAVEQGLRCGASSRDAIAQFLIPRPEWRCTRFNLDGHEHLRHVQVASADVADYNRLLGQEVGA; this comes from the coding sequence ATGCAATGGTGGACCGATATCAGACGAAAGGTGCTTGTTGAAGGCGTCAGCAAGCGACAGGTTAAGGCCGAGTACAGGATTCACACCAAGACGCTGGAGAAGATTCTGGCGCACCCCAAGCCTCCGGGATACCGGATGGCCCAGCCGAGGCCGAAGCCCATGATCGGGCCGTTTCTCGGTCGGATCGACGAGATTCTCCGGCAGGACCGGGAGTTGCCAAAAAAGCAACGGCATACGGCCAAGCGGATTTTTGATCGCCTGAAAGAGGAAGGATACACCGGCGGGTATACGCAGGTGAAAGATGCCGTGCGCAACGCCCGGGTGCGTCTGAAGGATGTCTACATTCCGCTGGCCCATCGGCCCGGAGAGGCGCAGATGGATTTCGGCTATGCCCTCGCTAAAATAAACGGCCAGCTTCGGAAGGTCGCATTTTTTGTGATGAGCCTGCCGTATTCGGATGCGGTTTATGTGCAGGCCTACGAAAAGATCTGCACGGAGGTTTTCTGGGATGGGCATGTGAGGGCCTTCACCTTTTTCGATGGCGTACCCTGCCGTATCAGCTACGACAACGAGCGGGTGATGGTGGCCAAGGTGATGAAGCGCCACCAACGCAAGCTCACCGACGGGTTCCTCCAGCTCCAGAGCCACTATCTGTTCAAGGAACACTTCTGCAACGTGGCCCGAGGTAACGAAAAGGGCGTGGTCGAATCGATGGTGCGCTATACTCGTTCCAACTTCATGGTTCCGGTGCCGGAGGTTCGTAGCTTTGATGAGCTCAACCGCATGCTTGAAGAGCGTTGCCGGGAGGAGCTTGGGCGTAAACTGCGGGGCAAGGACGGAACGAAGGGGCAGTTGCTGGCCGATGAGCGTGGCCGTTTTATTGATCTGCCGGTCGTGCCGTTCGAGTCCTGCCGGGTGCGAACCTGCACCGCCAGCTCCTTGTCGCTCGTGCGTTTCGACGGCAACGATTATTCGGTGCCCGTGCGCTACGCCCACTACGAAACGGTGGTCAAGGGCTATATCGACCGGATTGTGGTCTGCCGGGGCGATGAATGCATCGCCGAACATCCCCGGTTGTGGGGCAAGGCCGGCGTCCATTTCAACCCCGTGCACTATCTCGCACTGCTCGAACGCAAGCCCGGCGGGCTCGACCACGCCCGGCCATTGGAAGACTGGAAACTGCCATCCTGCTTTCGGGATCTGCGCAGCAGGCTGGAGGCCGATCTCGATGGCGAAGGAACCCGGGAGTACATCAAGGTGCTGCGTCTGCTCGAAAAGCATTCACCCAAGGAACTGGCCCGGGCCGTTGAGCAGGGGCTGCGTTGCGGGGCCTCCTCCCGAGACGCCATTGCCCAGTTCCTCATTCCCCGGCCGGAATGGCGATGCACCCGGTTCAACCTGGATGGACACGAGCATCTACGCCACGTGCAGGTCGCCAGCGCAGATGTGGCCGATTACAATCGCCTGCTCGGACAGGAGGTGGGCGCATGA
- a CDS encoding alpha-L-fucosidase has translation MKRWMLVVIGCGVLFPAFGKTYDANWDSLGNYEVPEWYQDAKFGIWPHWGVYSVPAFRGDHAAEWYGRWIHCVEKGETRLDKKGRVLSDYFEARGMKTKAFHEKTYGPVNEFGYHDVIPLWKAEKWDADAWAQLAVDSGAKFFCMMGMHHDGFALYDSDLTRWDSVEMGPKRDLVGEMRDASRKKGLKFGVSNHFAWNYEFFGYYHRNGFGKAQPELADFYSEGVVDEAYLERWWDRTTELVDKSDCDLYYFDWGWNKPEWRDGNYHAKFAAYLYNKGIETGKGTFGSPGMVLCSKRNDIPTHAGVRDLERRQMSDIQKDVWQTDTSISIYSWGYSTEDEYRSADQLIDSLIDTVSKNGVMMLNFGPKADGTVPPEYKQPLLDMGAWLKVCGEAIYSTRPYASFGEGPELKDQRAQHDHHTVYTGEHIRFTRNKENTVLYATALDWPGDRMLIKSLADVELSTIKSVRLLGVEGELKWKQTAQGLEINLPDQPTYGMAYPVRIEFEGVLP, from the coding sequence ATGAAGAGATGGATGTTGGTGGTCATTGGTTGCGGAGTGCTTTTTCCAGCCTTTGGAAAAACGTATGATGCGAATTGGGATTCGCTGGGGAACTATGAAGTGCCCGAATGGTATCAGGATGCCAAGTTCGGAATCTGGCCGCACTGGGGCGTCTACTCGGTTCCCGCCTTCCGGGGCGACCATGCGGCGGAATGGTATGGCCGCTGGATTCATTGTGTAGAAAAAGGTGAAACCCGACTGGATAAAAAAGGGCGGGTATTAAGCGACTATTTTGAAGCGCGCGGCATGAAGACCAAGGCCTTTCATGAAAAGACCTACGGTCCGGTGAATGAGTTTGGCTATCACGATGTGATTCCGTTGTGGAAGGCGGAAAAATGGGATGCCGATGCCTGGGCGCAGCTGGCGGTCGATTCCGGCGCAAAGTTTTTCTGCATGATGGGCATGCACCACGACGGCTTTGCCCTCTATGACTCAGACCTGACCCGCTGGGATTCCGTGGAAATGGGACCGAAGCGTGATCTAGTGGGCGAGATGCGGGATGCCAGCCGCAAAAAAGGCCTGAAGTTCGGCGTCTCCAATCACTTTGCCTGGAACTATGAATTCTTCGGCTATTATCATCGCAATGGATTCGGAAAAGCACAGCCCGAACTGGCCGACTTTTATTCTGAAGGGGTGGTGGATGAAGCCTATCTGGAACGCTGGTGGGATCGCACCACCGAACTGGTGGATAAATCGGATTGTGATCTCTACTACTTTGACTGGGGCTGGAATAAACCCGAATGGCGAGATGGGAACTACCACGCAAAATTTGCCGCTTACCTGTACAACAAAGGCATCGAAACCGGGAAGGGAACCTTCGGTTCGCCGGGCATGGTGCTGTGTTCCAAACGTAATGATATTCCAACCCACGCCGGGGTTCGCGATCTGGAGCGGCGGCAGATGTCGGACATCCAGAAAGATGTTTGGCAGACCGATACCTCTATCAGCATCTATTCCTGGGGCTATTCGACGGAAGATGAATACCGCTCCGCCGACCAGTTGATCGATTCGCTGATTGATACCGTTTCCAAGAACGGTGTGATGATGCTCAACTTCGGCCCGAAGGCCGATGGCACCGTTCCGCCTGAATACAAGCAGCCTTTGCTCGACATGGGCGCATGGCTGAAGGTCTGCGGTGAAGCGATTTATTCGACGCGTCCCTATGCTTCATTTGGAGAGGGACCGGAGCTGAAGGATCAGCGCGCTCAGCACGATCATCATACGGTCTATACCGGCGAACATATCCGTTTTACGCGGAATAAAGAGAATACGGTGCTCTACGCGACCGCCCTGGATTGGCCTGGCGATCGTATGCTGATTAAATCGCTGGCTGACGTTGAGCTGTCGACGATCAAATCGGTACGACTGCTGGGTGTTGAAGGAGAGTTGAAGTGGAAGCAGACTGCTCAGGGGCTGGAAATTAACCTGCCGGATCAGCCGACCTATGGTATGGCCTATCCCGTGCGGATTGAATTTGAAGGGGTGTTGCCGTGA
- a CDS encoding family 43 glycosylhydrolase, with translation MKRLLMLFMCAVSISFAEEHQSAATKRQNGINSQNELYTRFRYKPIKGLGYEPGINRRDPSSIIKVDGKYYVWYTRNQSTTSKWLDADIWYATSPDGINWKEQGPAVKRGPEGAYDDYSVFTCNILVAEGKYYLCYQAETKTHDPATKTGCGINVVGMAKADSPDGPWTYAHEGLLLTPEIDDSNAWDHLFVANPRIEYFNGKWFIYYKGKGLASTKTLNGVATSDNLLGPYTKYSGNPLMGGHSANLVKYKNGLIYMNYHKHAFYWTEDGFTFTLIKRFGKGTGMAEELNWSSFWQPNNPLHGGDPPRPYAAELWGVSSRWAYPSEGYRKAVVNAG, from the coding sequence ATGAAGCGACTGTTGATGTTATTTATGTGCGCCGTATCCATCTCTTTCGCTGAAGAACACCAGAGTGCGGCAACGAAACGGCAGAATGGGATTAACAGTCAGAACGAACTGTATACCCGCTTCCGCTATAAGCCGATCAAAGGGCTGGGCTATGAGCCCGGTATAAACCGACGCGATCCGAGTTCCATTATCAAGGTCGATGGAAAATATTATGTCTGGTACACACGCAACCAGAGCACAACCTCAAAATGGCTGGATGCCGATATTTGGTATGCCACCAGTCCGGATGGGATAAACTGGAAAGAGCAGGGGCCGGCGGTAAAGCGTGGCCCCGAGGGCGCCTATGATGATTACAGCGTGTTCACCTGCAACATCCTGGTCGCCGAGGGAAAATATTATCTCTGCTATCAGGCCGAAACCAAAACCCATGATCCGGCAACTAAAACAGGTTGCGGCATTAACGTCGTCGGTATGGCCAAAGCCGATTCCCCGGATGGACCGTGGACCTATGCCCACGAGGGACTTTTGCTGACTCCGGAGATCGATGATTCGAACGCCTGGGATCATCTGTTTGTGGCGAACCCCCGCATCGAGTATTTCAACGGAAAATGGTTCATATATTACAAGGGGAAGGGGCTCGCCAGCACCAAGACTCTTAACGGGGTGGCCACCTCGGATAACCTCCTTGGGCCCTACACCAAGTATTCAGGCAATCCTCTGATGGGCGGCCATTCCGCGAATCTGGTGAAATACAAGAACGGCCTGATCTATATGAACTACCACAAGCATGCGTTCTACTGGACCGAAGACGGCTTCACGTTCACGCTCATCAAACGGTTTGGAAAGGGAACCGGAATGGCTGAAGAGTTGAACTGGTCGAGTTTCTGGCAGCCCAACAACCCCCTTCATGGCGGCGACCCGCCCAGGCCCTATGCAGCAGAGCTGTGGGGCGTGAGCTCCCGGTGGGCCTACCCGTCGGAGGGCTATCGCAAGGCCGTTGTAAACGCCGGTTGA
- a CDS encoding SGNH/GDSL hydrolase family protein, with amino-acid sequence MRQIKPGLIWCIIAIHCTAHANEAPVIKKFFVAKQLQGEQGIEQIILRGSAEDAEDGPRLTYSYRIVSGGGKLEPVKRYSIYHPEGNGLAVFELTVTDSAGAVSKATAEYQVGALDPAKLYTDKATWMAALAPKSRKQPTFAFVECDPDLPNVLLIGDSISIGYTPYVRAALKGQCNVYRIPENGGDSKKALNQFDYWMGQRMWDVIHFNTGLHDMKRIVNNQLDISGEPVNSPEAYRKNLEAYFQRLETTGAKLIWANTTVVPEGAGGRVKGEEMEYNQIAREVLKNHPDIGMNDLYALTAAHPADQKPANVHFEASGMKRQGQQVAGKILEALK; translated from the coding sequence GTGAGGCAGATAAAGCCTGGGCTGATTTGGTGCATCATTGCAATACATTGCACCGCGCATGCCAATGAAGCGCCGGTCATTAAAAAATTCTTCGTGGCTAAACAGCTGCAGGGCGAGCAGGGCATTGAACAGATCATTCTGCGTGGCTCGGCGGAAGATGCCGAGGATGGCCCAAGACTGACTTACAGCTATCGGATTGTTTCCGGCGGTGGTAAACTGGAGCCGGTAAAGCGGTATTCAATTTATCATCCGGAAGGTAATGGATTGGCGGTCTTCGAGCTAACCGTTACAGATTCTGCCGGAGCGGTTTCAAAAGCGACCGCGGAATATCAGGTCGGCGCACTGGATCCCGCAAAACTGTATACCGATAAAGCAACCTGGATGGCGGCCCTGGCCCCGAAATCAAGAAAACAGCCGACCTTTGCTTTTGTGGAGTGCGATCCGGATCTTCCGAACGTGCTGCTGATCGGCGATTCCATCTCCATTGGCTACACGCCATATGTTCGCGCAGCATTGAAAGGTCAATGCAACGTGTATCGCATTCCGGAAAACGGGGGCGATTCGAAGAAGGCATTGAATCAGTTTGATTATTGGATGGGGCAGCGAATGTGGGATGTAATCCATTTTAATACGGGGCTGCACGATATGAAACGCATCGTGAATAATCAGCTCGATATTTCGGGCGAACCCGTGAACAGCCCGGAAGCCTACCGTAAAAACCTCGAAGCCTATTTCCAACGTCTGGAAACCACCGGTGCCAAGCTGATCTGGGCCAATACCACCGTGGTGCCTGAAGGGGCCGGCGGACGTGTGAAGGGCGAAGAAATGGAATATAATCAAATTGCCCGTGAGGTGCTGAAAAATCATCCGGATATTGGAATGAATGACCTCTATGCGCTTACCGCAGCCCATCCCGCCGACCAGAAACCAGCCAATGTTCATTTTGAAGCGTCGGGCATGAAACGGCAGGGCCAGCAGGTGGCCGGGAAGATCCTTGAGGCCCTGAAATAG